From the genome of Dioscorea cayenensis subsp. rotundata cultivar TDr96_F1 chromosome 24, TDr96_F1_v2_PseudoChromosome.rev07_lg8_w22 25.fasta, whole genome shotgun sequence:
CATGCAAGAAAAGTTGTGGTGTTAGAGATGATGCCATGATTAGGGTTTCACAAGTTCCTGTTTATCATGGTGGGAGGAAGAGTAGTTTCACTGTGAGAGAGTTGAAGGAGTTGGAGGAGGTTGCTCCTAGACCTagttcttttattctttaatttttgttatattttcatgtttttccttttcttttttgtgtgaTTTGTTTGTtctatttattcaaaataaataaataaatgctctGTTTGTTTATaactttgtttttatgtttgcaAGGAcgtgtttgttttgaaaatgGAGGAATTGGTATtgttatttgatgaaaatttgGAGGATTGAATTGTTAAAATTCATATGAAATTTTAATGGTTTCAATTGTTTTAATGCAGATAATGttttaaagaaaaggaaaaggaatatGGTTATGTATATAATACcattcattaataaaagaattgatccaatggaatgaaaataatTACCAAACATGgcacaggaaaaaaaaatttaaaaaaaaaagaaaaatggaaatccaatttgacaaaataaataaagagaaaatatatgtagaaaaatatttaattgagaaattttagttaaaaatgaagcgaattcatatttttttattattaatttaatgataaaaaaaacttaattttggaaaaaagaactcttgataatttgataaattttcaaaCGCATGGTATGCGCATTGTTTCTATGGATtttaattaatgcaaataaggtttttgttttttaattaatgaaatggttcaaatgaaaaaataaaattcgcAAATcctatattaaaaacaaaataaaaaacataaagtgGAACAATGTGTAAACGGTGatttagataaatatttattagagaAAATTACTAAAAGCACCCTACATATTCCATTTTAATCATATAGTTCCTTCTAGCTCCCATGCAAGTGAGTAAATCTGGGTAActttatagttttaatttaatttaaattattatgtaaGGGTTTACATTGAGAGATATTTTGGAGATGTGATAaatttgaaggttttttttaagaattaaaacatatccatttatcattttttgtgttatttaaGTTGGCCTTTTCTTTTGGCATATCAAGATTAATCTACCCATATGtcaatcatgtatatatatatatatatatatatatatattaatttttgctACCAAATGAATTGGAGGATTTGAGACAACTATTTCCTTGATTATATCTTAACTAACCCAAATGCATCAAATTAGCCACTTGGCTTAAGATTATAAACAAGACAAGCAGTgagaaaaagacaacaaacaatATGCTCCATCTACATTGTTTACAATGACTAATATCATCAAGTCTTGCTCAATTAATTAATACTGGTTTCAAAggattaattctttttttatacgAAGTTCACACTACTAGTCTATTAGAATTTTTTCCCCGAATTtacatacaatatatatataatgagttaAAATTTCGAAGGTTATATATGcgaaaattaaagtattaatttaataaccattcaaaatttttaggattatatattcatttaatatgtaataatattttaaatagtgtCTACAAATAATGGAGTAGAGTAGAGGGGGAATGTatgtaaccaaaaaaaaaaaaaaatccaaggatTATAAATGAcatttggttttattgaagataTACTTGTAACTAAGTGAATTTTTATAgtgtacaataaaaaaaaccctttaaattATTTGAGTATAATTCTTTATAGAAACTTTGTTGCATGTTGAGAAACATGAGGTAGATCTTAGTTTTAGATCTAACCTTCCTTAATTATTCCCTCTTGGATTTATTTAAcaaccattatatatatttttatataatttagtaGTTGAATTGTggacaaaataatttttttttaagtctaaAATAATATTCTTGTCTCCTTAATAGTTTTTTCTAATCAAACATTAACCAGCGATTATCATTTAGAAAAATTGAAACTTTGgcactaattaattaatgtgaacTATAGTTTGTCAAAATGTCAGCTAACTTCCAACAACATAAAGTATCATCTAAGCTTCCAAATGCACATGCTCTTGTTTGACTCTTTCTgaagaaaattaaacaaagcttagttttattattatcttgttaatagtaaattaataagtaattacaaaaaaaaaaaaagcaaaattttaCAAACTATTTCGCTTCTAAAATCCAAGCAAGTCTACAATAAGTTCTTCAAAGATTTCAGCTTCAATTTGCATTCCAATCTCTTTGATTTCATGCTCAAAATGGTTCCATTCCTTGCTTGATTTCAATACATCCAAAGCTATCAAATTTGATATGTTTGATATATCTCTTCTTTCACTTTCAATTGATTCCATTGCTTTCTCTTTATCCTTCTCTTTCTCACTTGAAGTCTTCATAATAAGTTCTTCGAAAAGATCGAATTCaccatcatcataatcatcttTCACTACAAAACACAGAAAACAAGCAATCAAATCCATGCCAAACAAAAAAGACGAAGAAGGAAATAGATATAATTATGTAAACTTGGACTTACAAGAACTATAGTCATTGGAATTCAAGTCGAGAACCGAGACGGGGCTTGACGGAGAAGAGTCATCGCCGGAGAAGGATAACCGATCGAACTTCAAGGCCTTGCAGTCATTTTGATGATGACTCCAATCCAATGCTTTTCTAACAATGCATCGAAAAAAActatgtcttcttcttcttgttcttcttctgaaTGTCTTGGTACTCATTCTTTTGAGTGTCTTGCATGCAACAATGCTAGGCCAACACAAAGCTTGAGAATGAGAATCAAACATCTTGTTATCAGAGTAACCATTCTCTAAAAGATAGACATCTAAGAGAAATGGCTCTTGTTGTTCTTCAAGAAGCTCAAAGAGTCTTCTTTCTCCATTCAATGGCTTGGAAATGGAAGCCATTAATGTTGATTCAAAGGGAAAAGAGGGAAGATGATATGAGCTTTAGAACTTGTTTTTATATAGGGCCAATGCAAGGAAAGTATAATTCAACCTTTTGGAGTTGTTTGGACTATTCATTTTTCATCAATGGTAAAACCAAATCACCTCAACAACTCTGCCAACAACTCTATCAATGGTAAGTACaattcatatatacatatgattttttttttatttgcatagaACTCCTTGACTTCTATGTTATTGcataaaactccctcaatgAAAAACTTCTAGATGTTATATATAGGATGAGGATTTTAGAGAGTTATATACAAATATTACAATGAATTATACTGTGACTGAAGATTCGAATGTAAACGATAGAAATGGGAGAAGTCCTTTACTACTGAGAAGAGAAgcttggagtttttttttttttggatcccTTACTACGTACAAATGTGAATTAATTGAAATCCTTTACTCTGGTGGAGTctatatattctaattttttgttttgtatttatcCAACTCTATTtgttctgaattttttttaaaaaaaaattcaatatagtGTGCTTATCAgatttatgtaaaaaaacaacaaagaacatTGTAGGTGGTTtctgtaaatatatatatatatatatatatatatatatatatataaaggtaaaAGGAGATGGTCCCTGGCAAATTTGTCGTCAAGTGAAAGCATGCATGTGTTTCATGGCATTGGAGTTTGGCACTGTGAGAAAATAGaaggtgaatatatatatagatgcatGTTCTACAGAACAAGAATCACTCTCATGTGTTTGTCTAACAGTAGACAGAGTCTAATgagtttgtttttatatatcatcttcttctcctcacaAAGGGACCAAGAAGACATGGTTCTCcatattcttctattctttaattatatttattccttATGATCATGCATTTGTTTACTCACCTCCATtctttttggtttcttgtgcCTAGCTCCATTAATTTGTGATCTTTTTAGAGACACAAGAATCATGTAATACATTGCACCATGACATGTAGGTGAGATATGCTTCCTTtgtggagtttttttttttcttttattattttcattattttgcatCAATTTTTTGGTCTTTAAGATTGTGTCCTTGTCTTGATCTTTCTTTTGGCTTTTACTCATTCAATGCTTTCAATTCATTTAAAGAATCAAACATGcataaattttgataataagaaaagaatagagTACTCTTATCATCAACCAAACACTTTATAATATTCTTCAATtctctctttgtttctctttgtCTTCATAGAATTACATAGAGATAGGAAGCACAATATGAGatcaaactaattaattattcagCTAATTAATTACACTCTTCTCCTCTTGAGACTTCCTTCTCTTGCATTATTACCATCACTGAGAAGCAACGGCAAATCATCGTCATCTTTGGTTTTGATAACGATGCAAGAACACCGATCCAACGACCCGAAAAAGGCATTAATGACACCGGAACCTACCCAATGCGCCACCCTATGGAATCTGCCACAGACCGGAAAACTTTGCTCTCCGGAGGACCGATGACGCGGCCGTTCTTCGATAGACTTTGTTCTTGGATTGAGCAAGGAGGTGCACCTTGAAGAGAAGGGATTCATGGAAGAAGGCATGAGAGCAAAGCAAGGGACAATGTGATAAGTGATATGCTGCTTGTTGTTCTTAAAACAAGCCCTTTAAAAGGTTGTTAACCGTTGAAAAGCATGACTTGTTTCCATCAATGCCCTCGAACATTTATAACTATGTGCCTTCTCTAGAAGGGTTTAAATGTAAATTAGGATTTATTATAGCCTTTTATACTTTTCTAAccaaaagtttaatttttatgtcCCTTCGTCTAGCTATATTGGTCCTGCTGTAATTTAGTAGTACTAGATTTTTATTGTTTGCATTTAAAACTCACTGATCATAATTATGATAATAGAACTTTAATTGTGGATATGGAATTGTAGTTAAAACTTCTATTGATCGGGTGAAGATGCATAAGCTGGATATTTACTTTTCAGTTGTGCACACAACcctaattgtatatatatatggttgttgcattgttttttcttttattattattttttttaaagctttgGTTTTATATTAATAGGAGAATGATACGATCTCATAGGTAAAACAATGTTAGGATAAGTGGGAATGGAATAATTGATGTGGAGGATGACATGAAGAGACCTAAAGGCAAAGGTTCTTGCTATAATGGCTAATGCATTTGttcttccttctttttaatagatttgaaaacattaaaatattccAATATCGtcaaaaaacagtttttttaattatcttttttcttgaaaaaaaattttatttgtctcCATGGTGTCCCgttgttgttaattttgttcCCTAACTTTAGGAGTGTGTTTGAAAGAACAAGCTAAATTTAATGGTAATTAAACACAATAAGTTATTGAATCTGAATTTATGAcgatatatttgattttttatttttaaattttttgtcaaaataaaaaatgtaacttttaaatttattttgaactttgtttatcatcatattaaaaaagtaacaaaataatttcataattcgactaaaaaaaaaaatccgtaTGTAAAGCATCTTATATAGAAgaattatatatgttatataagtACTTAAATTCGTACCATTTGCTGAAAATTAACGAGTGAACTTTGTCGTTTTTTAGCTTcataaatttctaataaatttctAACAAGTGTAATCAAATATACATGAACcaactttaaaataataataatttgttacaTCAAAATCTAATGATTATCTTATTTAATCTATTTCTAATAACAGCTGCCAATACTAACAACACCAATATCCAAACATCATATACAAAATAGAAATTGACTTGTAGATGCTGAGTATTTAAAAATGGACATGCAATCTCTCTGACAATTTGCATTAACTTACCGGTATTTGTTTTTAGGGTTAATATGCCTCTACAATCCTTGCACACATTCAATCAATATTCCCACTTACAGTAATACGAATACCGAAATCATCTTACATTCTCTATTTTAGTGGAAAAAATCCTACTAATTAAGTATCACTCATCTTTGGATAGCCATTGAGACAAATATGATACTGCACTAATTATGATGGCTTATCAAACACTTATGTAGTACCGTGAATGATATCATTATAAAACTTTGAAACATGATTTCAACTCAGCACATTGTCCATCGCTGCCTTATGACAGTGTCATTGAGCTACCAGTGGCTTTCTCTACTCTCCTTTGTTGgaattaactattttatttctctctttcatGGCAACGTATAAtggactatttttttttttttcatttttactacAGAGAAAGAAATGTTgtgaattttattataattagtgcACATTGCAATCGGTTTTAAAGAGCATTTGTACAAATAGGGGAGTAACCGACCATCGTAAAGGTAAAATATGCCATTTTCAATAAACAATTTGACTATTTGTTAGCTTGTCACTAATGgagattttcaaataatatacaatattcaccatatgttaaaaaaatatgtgtttgATATATAGGTCAAAAAATTAGatcaaatagtaaaaaaaaaaacttaagtttaaattaaatatatcacCTAGGAGTTTATCAAGAGACTTCCTCTCTATCCATTATTAAAACTTTACATTTAGTATCAATTCCCATTAGCTAAAGCATGAGAGACTTCTTGCTTAAATTGCttatataatcttatatttgccCAAGGGACATCCCTTCTACACGTTAGAGAAACTATTAATTTAGTATCTCTTTCTATGCACTCAGTGCAAGTGGTTTCCTACTTACAATGCCCAAATTCTATGTGTTTGTTTGATGGACTTTCTTTTTATACATTACATTATTGAAACTTTTCAATTAAAGTTGGTTCCCATAAGCTTAATCCAAGTGACTTCCTACTCAGATTAGTGACACTTTTGTGCTTGTCCCATGGTTTTCCTTCTATACTCTTatatccctagaacttattctTTTCCTTaccttaattaaaaaaaggagtaTTTAATATCCCCCGTCAAActaaaccttttatttatttatttttatttttaactgatTAACAATGTTGTTCCAAGTGGTAGGTTGATCATTTAAGTGGTTAAAAGTTTGATTTCTTATTTATGTAGAAGAAAGATATCCACTGGGAGAGGTCAACTCCTCTTTAAAAGCCACCAATAAATTTTACATTGACCTGAAAATTGATAAACTGAAAAAcaccatattttttatttaaaaataaaattagcaaaaacaCGATCAAAGccacaaaataatatatatatatatatatatatatattaaattcatCAACCACAGGTGTTCGAACGTCCGCAtactgtaaaaaaaataaagataaagatagACAAACACAAATAGGTATATCAACCTTGTTTAAAACCATGtatttataactaaaaatattgtgTATctcactttttattatttataatattgtgcATGTTATTATCACACAATATTGTACAAGTGCCCTGTTGCattcactatttaaaaaaaaaagataatttttagtCATTAGATTCGAATACAATAGTTGAAAAACAAATGtcttataattttacaaatgtttgtaaaaaacgcaactttatatataaacatatatctTAAAGCAATAAGAcgttaaatttttttggtaaatcaCTGAACTTTGgtcaaatatcattttgattattgaattttgatttattttgaaatgCTGACTAAAGTTAGTAATTATTTTAGTAGCAGGTCACTCGATGGATTAGCATCTTTATTAGCTGACGTGGAGGCCATAGATCACACTTTGACAATGCGCTGATTAGGCTTTTTCTGGTCTCTACATCAATGAAAATGCTAATCCATCGAGTGACCTGCCGTTGAAATAATTAGTAACTTTTATGAtcatttagaaacaaatcaaaattcatgatcaaaataatattttaccaAAGTTTAATGAtttaccaaaaaagaaaaccgCACTTAGGCCTTCCTActaatttctttatatatatatatatgatataaatttaaagatattttttaatttaataaattaaaaaatatattctacacctaaacaaaaaaaaacaaggaaaaaaaatagggCGCCAATTCCAGAACCTTCTCCAATTTTCCCGCGAAAAAAAGTTCCCATAAATACCCTCGAAGAGAAAGAGAACGGGAAACGATGGGGAAACGCAAGCATTGGCTACTGAAGACGGAGCCGAGCGAGTGGTCGTGGCCGGAGCAAACCCAGGCTGCCGGCGGCGTCTCCCGGTGGGACGGCGTCAAGAACCGACAGGCCCAGAACAACATGCGCTCTATGAGCCTCGGTGATCTCTGCTTCTTCTATCATTCCGGCAAAGCCGATCGCCGGATCGTTGGCGTCGTCGAGGTCGTCAAACCCTGGTATGAAGATCCCGAGAAGGGTGATGGCGCCGTGGACGTCCGATCGGTGGGGGAGATGAGGAGGGCCGTTGGATTGGAGGAGATCAAGAGGGAGGAAGGGGAGGTGATGAAGGGTTTCGCTCTTCTCAAGCAGCCGAGGCTCTCGGTTGTTCCCGTTCCGGCGAGTGTTTGGGATCGGATCTGCGAGATGGGCGGCGGGTTCAGCGAAGCGGCGgcggaagaggaggaagaggaggagtgATGGCCGGAGATCCGGTGAGCCACCGTCGCCTTTTCTCAATTCCGGCTGTAAAACCCtaggggtattttgggaatGATGTTTTGGTGGATGTAGTTTTTGGGGGTATTTTGGGAAAGATGTTTTGCGTTTAACACCCTGTGATATAAACTTATTGCTTTTTTACTAGTCAAATGGagaatttttttgggttttattcaTAGGTTTATAAGCGGgtttatgaataaattatatatatatatattattttttttttatgtcgtggttaaaaatttagttattttataaaattttaaaaaattaattattttttaaaaattactcataatttatatttttatatttctctcctatttaattttaaaaaaattaaattaaatattaaaaataattaaaaaataatatattaaaaaataataaattaaaaaaatataaatttgtgacATGTAAAAAACCGGAGGAAatagtaattatatttttgaaaattatacaaaaatattaaattaataaaaataatttaaaaaaggcaacaatctaaaaagaaagaaaaacaagggcCCAGGAGTAAATAAGAGTTAACAGCCTGATGTGCCGTACATTTATGCATTGGGATCAGGATTGGGTTTGATCTGGCCGTTGGATTGACGTGCTTTATGTCATAAATTGAGTCTCACGTCATCGTGAGGGGGGGCATTTCGGGAAGATGTTCTTTCGAAGGGGGTTTCTCTCGCTGCCTTTGGTGGGCGGCGCCGTCGTGTGAGTTCTCTCGTCGTTCATCTCAATCCAATCTCTCTTTCCATTCATTTAATTCTAGGTTTTTAGTGTTTTTCATGGTGAATTGTTGTTTTTATGATCTATTTGTGGACTTACTCatcatttatttgtgttttc
Proteins encoded in this window:
- the LOC120252854 gene encoding thymocyte nuclear protein 1 gives rise to the protein MGKRKHWLLKTEPSEWSWPEQTQAAGGVSRWDGVKNRQAQNNMRSMSLGDLCFFYHSGKADRRIVGVVEVVKPWYEDPEKGDGAVDVRSVGEMRRAVGLEEIKREEGEVMKGFALLKQPRLSVVPVPASVWDRICEMGGGFSEAAAEEEEEEE
- the LOC120252873 gene encoding uncharacterized protein LOC120252873 translates to MASISKPLNGERRLFELLEEQQEPFLLDVYLLENGYSDNKMFDSHSQALCWPSIVACKTLKRMSTKTFRRRTRRRRHSFFRCIVRKALDWSHHQNDCKALKFDRLSFSGDDSSPSSPVSVLDLNSNDYSSLKDDYDDGEFDLFEELIMKTSSEKEKDKEKAMESIESERRDISNISNLIALDVLKSSKEWNHFEHEIKEIGMQIEAEIFEELIVDLLGF